The sequence below is a genomic window from Myxococcota bacterium.
CACGTGATCGGGACCTTCCAGGGAACGATCGACGTCGACGTCACCGCGGGCACCGAGAACATCAGCTCCGTCGCCGACGACATCTTCTTCACGAACTTCGTGCTGTTGCCCCTGGTGCCGAGCCTGGGCCCGTGGGCAGCCGCGCTGTTGGTCGTGTTGCTCGGGGCGAGCGGAGCGCTGCGCCTGCGGCGCTAACCGCGCTCGACCGGAAGTGCCCGCTCGAGGAGCGGCGCCGTATCCACGCCTGCGGGCAACGCGCCGAAGGTCTGGGCCGGTGCGCCGATGCGGGCCGCGACGAAGGCGTCGGACACCGCCGACGGCGCGCGCTGCAGGAGTACCGACGCCTGCAGCGCCTGGGCAAGCCCTTCCACGAGGGAGCGTGCCCGGCGCTCGATGTCTTCCGGCTTCCGCAGGTCGGCCTCGAGCCGATCGACGTGGGCGTCCAATGCCGCGTCGGTGCCCTTCGTGCGGCGCAGCTCGCCGAAGAGCGCCGTGACCGAGTCGGGCTCCCGCACCATGGCACGCAGCACGTCGAGGCACATCACGTTCCCCGACCCTTCCCAGATCGCGTTCACCGGCGCCTCGCGATAGAGCCGCGGCAGGATCGACTCTTCGACGTAGCCCGCGCCGCCCAGACACTCCATCGCCTCGTAGATCATCGACGGGGCGCGCTTGCACACCCAGTACTTTCCGATCGCCGTCGCGATCCGCGCGAAGGCGCGCTCGCCCTCGTCTTCTTCCGCGTGGTCGAAGGCCTGGGCCAGGCGCAGCATCAATGCCGTGGCCGCCTCGACTTCGAGCGCGAGGTCCCCGAGCACCGACTGCATGAGCGGCTGGTCGAACAGCCGCTTCCCGAACACCGCGCGCCCACTCGCGTGGTGGAGCGCCTGGGCCAGCGCCTGACGCATGAGACCCGTACTGCCCGAGACACAGTCGAGTCGCGTGTGGTGCACCATCTCGAGGATCGTGCGCACGCCGCGTCCTTCTTCTCCGAGGCGCCAGGCGTGGGTGCCCGCGTACTCGATCTCACTCGACGCGTTCGAGCGATTGCCGAGCTTGTCCTTCAGGCGCTGGATACGGATGGCGTTGCGGGTGCCGTCGGGCAGGACCCGCGGCACCACGAAGCAGGTGATGCCCGCGTCGGTCTGGGCCAGGGTGAGGAAGGCGTCGGACATCGGCGCCGAGCAGAACCACTTGTGGCCGACCAGGCGGTACTCGGTGCCGTTCGATGAGGACGCCGTCGGCGTCGCCCGCGTCGTGTTCGCGCGCACGTCGCTACCGCCCTGCTTCTCGGTCATCGCCATCCCGATGAGCACCGCGGGCTTCTCCGGCGCCGGCCGCAGCTCCGGCTGGTACTCGGTGCCACACAGCCCGGCGTCCCAGGCCGCCAGCACCTCGGGGTCGGCCGCGAGCGCGGGCCGCGCGGCGAAGGTCATGGTCAGCGGGCAGCAACTCCCGCTCTCGACCTGGCTGAGCATCGAGTGGAGCGCGCTGCGCGCCACCTGCCCGCCCGCGCGCCGGTGACGCCAGGGCAGGTTGTGCACCTCGTGAGCCATCGCGCGCCGCATCACCTCGTGCCAGGCCGGGTGGTACGCCACTTCGTCGATGCGATGTCCGAAGCGA
It includes:
- a CDS encoding isovaleryl-CoA dehydrogenase; this translates as MSEIDAYATHTVTNQATAFEDINLFTSDVALREGTAAMGAGWAEAKLVAFGALCGSAEFREWGHQANRHEPELRTHDRFGHRIDEVAYHPAWHEVMRRAMAHEVHNLPWRHRRAGGQVARSALHSMLSQVESGSCCPLTMTFAARPALAADPEVLAAWDAGLCGTEYQPELRPAPEKPAVLIGMAMTEKQGGSDVRANTTRATPTASSSNGTEYRLVGHKWFCSAPMSDAFLTLAQTDAGITCFVVPRVLPDGTRNAIRIQRLKDKLGNRSNASSEIEYAGTHAWRLGEEGRGVRTILEMVHHTRLDCVSGSTGLMRQALAQALHHASGRAVFGKRLFDQPLMQSVLGDLALEVEAATALMLRLAQAFDHAEEDEGERAFARIATAIGKYWVCKRAPSMIYEAMECLGGAGYVEESILPRLYREAPVNAIWEGSGNVMCLDVLRAMVREPDSVTALFGELRRTKGTDAALDAHVDRLEADLRKPEDIERRARSLVEGLAQALQASVLLQRAPSAVSDAFVAARIGAPAQTFGALPAGVDTAPLLERALPVERG